The DNA segment CAGCCAAGGCAGCCAAGCCCGCAGCCAAGGCCAAGGCTGAGGCATAACCGGGGCCGTGCTGCCCCGGCTCCCTGCGGGGGCTGTGCCCGGGCTCTGTCCCTAATAAACACTGTTGGAAAAGAGAAACTGTGTGGGGTGTGCGTGTGTGAGCCGGCGTTTGAACGGAAACTTCCGGGgcggggagaggagggaggtgCGGCTGAgcccgcggggcggggctgttcctgctgcaagGGCCACGGGTGCTCTCCTGCCTGAGCCTGTCATCTCCTTGGGGACCGACAGTGCCCCAGGGATCCATGAGCAGAGCCTCCTCCACCCTTTCCCGTGGGGACACAGGCAGCAGCGCCCCCAGCACTCCGCGGGATCGCGGCTGGCGCTCCCTGCTGGGGGCACGGGAACTGCACCGCAGGGAAAGGGCGCCACAGCCACAGGAGTAAAGAACTGCTACTCCTATCCCCaatctttgcctgagaacccCTTAATTCCAAAATCATACTAATTGATTGGCTCCATTTCGAGGGAAGGCCCTGCTCTTCCCTAGCACACACCTGACtttcaaaccaaaacagaatGGTATCTAGTACAGCAAACCCATCCATATGGTTAGTATTAAATACTGGCATTAAATAATTGCCTTCTTGCAATAAGGAAAAGGGTTTTAATTGGTTTTTGAAAGCCATGCCTTTCTAAAGTGCTGGTAAAAATGGATTTGGTTTTTAACCATGAGAAAATACTAAACTAAAATCTTACATATATCTTATTTTACTAAATAATATCTCAGGTTATGTATCAACATCTCTTTAAAAGAATCAGGTGTCCTGGTGAACTAATTATTGTTGGGATTTTCTAATTAATCATAGTATTCTTTCTCTGACTTTGAAAAGTCATACATGTCTAGtcaataaaataaaccaaaaactTGATACTTCAGTTTGTTGCATTTGCAAGgtaagttttatttctgttatttcaaaCAGCAATATTACCATGTGTAGGAAGAGGAGTTTGATCCAGAAACAGGTGTAGCAATGGAATACATGTGCTTTTTAAGAAAAGGAGGGGTCTATGTCAGTGCCACTCAACAATGGTTCACTCACAATAAGTTTATCAAGAAAGCTGCTCTTGATTGACCAGTATCCCACATACAATACCAGCCCATCAAATGACTGGTTTTAGAACAAAGATCAAAGTAGCAATATTAATTGTGACCTAAATACATATGCTAAGGCCAGATTGGTTCCTAGTCTTTCATATCTCTGCCTTCTCTACCCCAAATGATAAGAACTCATGATTAATTTAATACCTAAGCAGAGACTGTCAGGGACTGATTTGTTCCAGGTACTAGAAGATGAAATGTAGACATGAGAGCATCTCCAGTACTGCACAGGTAGCATCAGAGGCTTTTAAAAAGCCTCAATCTCCTGTAAATTAAGTACAAAGAACATGGTGTGCAAGTAAAAAGTGGCAGTGAAACATTCTATATGGGGAGTGAGATACTGTCATTAATATCATGGTATTAGCAATGCCTTAGTTTTTACCCTTTTTCATTTACATACATACTTCAGATATTTACATTTGTTTAGTCATACACAAACAAGCATAACAGTAAACCTACACCTTCTACATTCTCAATCTTTGTCTACATCCACACACAACAGGCAGCAAGTGAAACTTTTCTCTCAAGTATGCAAAATGACTTCAAGAATGGGCTTTAAGTTGTATTGAGCTGAGTTCCTAATTCCTGTTTCCAAGGGAAATGCTACAGAATACAGTGCCATTTCTACCTAGTTAGCACAGGACACTGGGACAGTTAGCTTGCCACATTGTGGTGTTTGGGTGGATTTGACTCtaaaataattctattattgcacagtaaaataatttcacGCATTCTCCGTGTCCAAAAAAACGGATGAGAGAACATCTAAATAACAAAAAGATTTTTACTGACATTGCTCTAGATTCATTCTTTTCTAGTTCTTAATCCACAGCTCTGATAAAAGCTTGCTTCTAGTATAAATTTGCATTCTGGAGGCAGCTTCAAGGTTTgggttgtgttgtttttttaagaaaacaaggGAAGTGGtatgtgaaaacaaaaagcaacagTGACATAGTTTTTCTTTAGAAAGTAATACTGAATAGTTTTGGCAGACTGGAACTATGAGAATAACAAACAACATATTTGTGTGCTCAAATCAAGATGTGAAATTTATCAAAAGTTTAACATTCAAGGTAGATAATTTGTACTTCttagtgaaaaagaaaaaaaaaaaaaaagctattttcttaTCTTAGTCAAGTGTTTCACTAGTTGGCAAAAATAACCTGCTAATATAATGATAATTTACACAGGTACTACAGAAAGCCACCACTGACTGTTACATTCTCATTTTCTGTAAGTTAGGAATTTCCCTGAGAGATGAATTCTAGTTAAGATGTAAGTTTAGCACCAGTAGCAGTTAAGTGAAttgtttatgctttttcttCCCATATTCTCAGTGAACTCAAAGTCCAATTCCACCCTTCTCCCTTTGTTTTTCAGTACAGTGAGCTCACTCACACACATCTCTTTCAGTCCACACACTGTGCCCGTTTTTCTTTCTCGAATTCCCGTGCAATCTTTAAGGCAGTGCTGTTGAGTGAAACCGATTGCATGTTACATATAATGGTGACAATCACTCCTCTGGGGGGTGCCACTGGCCAAGCACCCAGAGCTTCAGGGTGCAGCTCTTCAGGCAGGATGAGGAGAACACTGCtggcccccacagcccccccagTGTGGGATGCATAgtgcctctgctgcctgcagcagccacactgCTGGTTTTTCTCCACCACAGCCCAAGCCATCGCATATTTACCGTCCCTGTCCCACGACACTTCTGTTTTTGGCACTGGAGTCCACATCATTGCAACTGTGCCTGGCTTGAGGTATCCTGGAAGAAGTTTGGCATTCCTGTTTTTAAATTGTCCAGCTTGATAACTGTACAACAAGGCATTTCCAAATTTCAGGAGGTCACCTACTGATGATAGAAAGCCACCACCAGCCCACTTGTAGGAGTTGTCCACGTACGGTGCATTTACCAGCCGTCCCTTTTTGTTGTAAATGTAACATCTGAAATTCAAGAAAATTCAACTTCTTATTCTCACATACTATGCACAATGATTTTAAGCTGCCCTGACCTAAAAGAGCAAACTGAGCATGTATTAGCTTGTTCTTGCAATCATTTagagggtttttaaaatacatttacagcagaaaaacaaaaattaaggtGACTTCTTAAGATAGAAGCTTAACTTCAATAAATGTACTAATCCTTCTGCTTAATTTTAGGATATACTAAGAATATGTAACAgatgtgacagaaataaatAGATGAGccaacacagatttttttttccttaaatccCTGTACTAGATATGGAGTGTTTTAAAGAACAAGGAATTCTACAACTGATGCTTAGGTGACTGCTCTCAGACAGTAGTTTCCATTTATGGCTGGTTTCCCCCCACTGCCCCATTGTGGTTGCCATATTCTACAACAAAGCAAGGAACATTAAAGTCTTGAATAACACAAATTAGAAACTGCCAACCAGAGCTGCAGAATGAACTATCAGGAACAATATAACAGAAGTGCAGAACAAACTATACTTTTGAAAGAAACAGTCCAATCATGACTTGATTAATTTCATACAACATATGAAAATGACTTCTTGAATAAATATATAACCCAAGGAATTTCAACCTATGGTGTTTATATCAAATAAGGTCCATGTACCACTTGGAGAGTTATGAAAAGCCCTACCTAGATCACACTTGTATTGAAGGCTTTTCAGCAAACTGCTGAGTAACTTATAACACTGAAAGTCAGAGGtcaaaataaaggaagaatgATGAACAGTCCAGGATGCAAGATTACCATCAACTCTGACAGTGATTTAGGATCTTGCTGTCCCCATAATGAGTTTTTTGATCACAAAAACACCCTGTTACAAATACATCAACTCAAACCTCTAAAAGATCTAGAACATGGACTTTTTAGCATTTTCCTATTAGATAAATCTGGTATAACCAAACCATTACACAAATCTCAAAGCATAATACATTCTGAGGCATCAATTTGTGGCAGCAAACCATCACCATCTCAGTTTTGCATAACAGTAAGTACCTATAAAAAGACTCCCAGAACAGCATCCATCCCAATTCTTTGCTCCCtcctttatttcagtttataaGAAGATAAGAAGATAAACATATGCTTGTTCTAAAAAACCTTGACTGTACAAGGTTGATAATTTATGAGAACATCACTATTATCCAGATGAGCTATAGCCAGAAAGCCTCTGAACCTTTGCAAGCAAACCAAACACCAGCACAAAACATCTTAGGATAGACTAGTAAagctgtacacacacacactttcaATATACACTTGTCCTTACTATAAACCTCATCTTCAACATGCTCATCGTTCTTTGAAAGCATTTTAGAAgtcaaacttttaaaaaatctgagtCTCATTTTCATGAGACTGTTACTATAACCTGCTTTGTCATTCAACAGAATTCTTGTCCCACACCAAAATTTAATAGGGGAGTCAAGAATCAATTTCTGAGCCCAAACAGGAAAGTCAATAAAATAAGACAAGAAACCCCAGCCCTATCCACTATATCAGAATGGATTATCCAGTTACATAAATTTCTCTCAGCTTGCTGTTTTGTGGgtgccttttgttttgtttttgtaggAGTGTGGggtgattttttgttttttttcctatgttaaattaattttaaaaataaattggttgtgttaaacagaattttaattctGGTCAAGATTCATACTGAAATTTGATTTATGAAAACCTTATGTTACTGTGAGACTAATACAATTCCATGGAAACCTTTAAATGCTATAATATTAAGCAAAAATGTAACTATATATTCCAACATAATCTCCTAGTTAACTCCTTATTTTATTGGCATTTATGTCCTTACTTGTACCCAAAGTAAATCTAAACTTTGAAGTCACTCCTCTTACTCCCCTCACTTCCCATATTCACACTTAGAACAAGAAATACTTATTTCCTATTCTGTAGTTTAACATGCTGATTACAGAACTTATACCATGGCAGTGGAACCAGCTACATGAGTAATGTTGAGGTAACATACACCAACTCATTCAAAtgtctgggaaaagaaaaatcacatattCTAAATTCAGCTGTCTTAATTAAAATAGAAAGGGCAACATTTGTTGTGGAAAAATTAGAGTTCCACCCCTGTTTACCTTGCTCTGTTATATATCATTGCTTCATTGTCATCTAGGACAGTTGACAGCATATCCAAATCACGAAACATTTTCAGCATATAATCTGTAAATTTTTGTCCTGAAGCTCTCTCCACAACAGCACTTAAGAGAGTAAAGCCATAGGTTGAGTACAAGAACTGACTACCTTGAAGAAACAcagtgagaaagagaaaaaacctcCCATTAATTGCATACATGGAATCATATGTGCAAATAAAACTATATATAGCAATTAATAATCAACCATTTTTGATCCTAGGCCTATGAAATTCTGTACTGGATCCAGATCCTGCTATGAGAACAGCACTAAAATATTCCAGGGAATCTCTCTGCACAGTCACATTTCATGCCAAGATGTCAGAGCTGACATTTTCCACAACATTTACCTTATCAGGTCTAACAGGGATGTCTGGATTTGGAAAGCTGCCACAAGTTATAAAATTACTGCTTAAAAGATGCTCAGCTACTGTGACTTGTTTGTGTGTCCATACCCAAGGGAAAACAACAGCAGTACTCACATTTTTCAAGGGTATTCATCACTTTTAACACAGAGTTTCTAGTCCTAGAATATCCCAAAAGATTATATGAACACAACTATGCATATTATTTAAACAAtagaatttatttataaaacaatgtttcatttttttaaaatctcatccTTGTGCTAATGCCTTCTATGAAACATTTACATCTTGAGCAACTGCTAAAGTGCCTACAGTTGAGAGAGATCTCTTACCAAGATGGTGAGTGTTTAACTTCTCCCtctttctgcctctctccccTTAAATGTATATTATTTACTGTTTATCAGCAATGCAAATAATTTAACCCAACTTGTTTAAAACTTACACCTGAAGCTCCTCAAAGTCCTCTCTAGACCTAATTTCAAtaatcacaaaaataaattactacagtcattctgtgattctgtggttttttCTGTAGATcttttttaggttttatttaGTGCCTCAGtaaattcttttgcttttggCTCCTATGTAGAAGGCCCAGAACTTGACTACAGCAAGTTAATATCTGCTTACAAATTACTTTGTAGATACAAGTTTGTTACCAGAATTATATTCTGCTTCAGCATTTATAAATCTGCTAACTGGTATGTTTCAGAGCATTTACTGCATTAGTTACTGCTCCTGGGAGAAAACTTATACATAAATATTACATGACCAGATTGTTTGTGCAGAACAGACCAAATATTTCTCTGTTGAGCTTTTAATGGGCCATATGAAGATAAAAAAGGGAGGGAAGcagaacaaaccaaaacccctACACAAACACTCTTCACTGGACTCTAGTATCATCATTGCATGTAAAACTATTTGAAACAAAACTCTCACCAAAAGAGCATAATTTTGGGCTACATTAATAAAAACTCACCTGGTTTAAAGAATAAAGGatcatttttaaatatcttcagtGATTCAATCACACTTTCAAATTTTTCCTTCAAGTAATACTCTTCCTGTTCAAACTCTTTGTTGATCCTGCCAGGCCTTGAATTTCGGCTCTTTGTCTCACTATCATgttctttcttctgtttgaCACAATCAGTTTTTTCAATCCCTTTAccttctttttgttctttatctTGATGGGATTTTGTTAGCTTAAGTGCTCTGtttaccttttccttttcttcttttacttttgTAATATCTTTTTCATAGTGACGAATCCCACTCAAGTGTGAAACTAGCAGTCTTGTGGTAATAGTGACCTAGGTAGAGAGGATAATGTGAGCTCTCTTCAATAAAAGACCAATAGTAAATCagcaaaaaagtaaaattcaccATGACAAAGAACAGGCAAAGGTGCAAGACTTCATAAATAACACACATTAAACacaatattaaaagaaaaaaatctgtatgaGAACAGTACACACTTGATATAAATTAAAGAtccaaacatatttttttagCAGGAACCATCAGTACTTGTCTAAATTATTTTGAGTGTTTTGTAGGAATAGGTCCAGATCAGGCACCTGTACACAGACAGCTATGCAGCAACAggaacaaaaattttaaaaacctcttaCCAATAAGCAATTACATACCTTTTCACCCTCGTAGACCTTTTCTGGAAATTCAGGGACATATTTCTGCACTGGAGCATCTAAATCCAGTTTCCCCTCTTCCCACAGTTTAGCAACAGCCATCATTGTGAGGCACTTGCTGATGCTGGCGATGCGCATGACGGTCTCTGGCTTACACAGCACACGGTTCTCCACGTCAGCATAGCCCAAaccttcagaaaataaaaacactctGCTGAGTCCTTTCCACAGAGACATGCTGAATTAATTATATGCAATGAGTTAGATTTGCTGgccctttaaaatatttttcctccagctAAACTGGGATATGAAGCATTGGActatcccagctccctgcttcAATTCATTTAATAACATATTACTGTAGTAGTAGCAGTTAATCAGTTGGATCACACAACATCATCTCAAGCTGGTGATTAGGGCTACAACAAATATAATGTAAATGAGATCAAAGATTAAGCCAAAATTTACACACCTGAGGTCAGATATTCAATGCAGAAAACCCACACATACCAAATCTAGACCGTAAAATAACTGACCAACAGTCATAAACACTTATTTTATTGCTCTGAATTAATGGCTTAAACAGTAAAGGGTTTCATTTTATCAGTACAAAaactgagagaggaaatcaatCACAAATCCATCCCAATTACCTGAGCTGTAAGGTTTCACAAAACCGAGGTGTTACTATGTTTCTATGTCACACAGCATGACTTCAATTAAAATACAGCTTAACAGGCTCTGTAACAGTGTTTTCCTATGTAACCAAGCCACAAGTCTGGTAGCAAGAACTGGAAGTAAAAAGGCATTATCGAGCTGCCGAGCTAGTCTTCAGTTTGAGCAAGGTACATTGAGTACATTCAATGGGGaatctgaaaaattaatggaaGAAAGGTTCTCCAATCTAACTTTTGAGACATACTAGCATATTCAGGAAGTTAACAAGTTATCAATTCCTGGAACTGACGGAAGTTTACCAAGGAAGGTGTCATTTGATACTCCCTAAGCACCCATTTCTGGCTATTGTCTGGAGATGGGACATCAAGTAGATGAAATCCCAGTTTGATTAGCTTGTCTGAAATTATagcttttaaaaagttaatcAGTTCTTGACAGTATGCACAACTACTACTCCCACATACTAACCTTCTGACCAGACTTCCTTTCCATCTACAGAAACTCCAACTATTATACCTGGGATTCCTGCTTcatcctgcaaaaaaaaaaaaaagaaaaaaaaaaaaaagaaaaaaaaaaaaaaaaaaaaaaaaaaaaaccagaagaaatttAGAAGGATCTTTACAGTTAAAAAATACGTCCTCCCAAACACTTGAACTGAAAAAGCTATAAAATCCCTACAAATAAACCTGTGCATTGTTATCAAATTTTAGTTGAAATTTTGTTAAGTACAAGTTTGTGTTGACTGGTACAACCTGCTTTTGCAAAGCTGACATTTTAACTCAGCTATTGGGAAAAACATACCTAACAAGgtaatatttttgctttaataattcAGTTAAATTaggcaaaagaaacaaaacatgaCGGAGTTAATATGCAACCGGCAAACTGCATCACCTACTGGTAGGCAGGATTGCAAAGCAGCTTCACTTGGGTTTTCGAAGTAACTTTttaaacagaatcacagaatatcctgagttggaagggatcctagaggc comes from the Oenanthe melanoleuca isolate GR-GAL-2019-014 chromosome 10, OMel1.0, whole genome shotgun sequence genome and includes:
- the LACTB gene encoding serine beta-lactamase-like protein LACTB, mitochondrial; amino-acid sequence: MAAPAVSGLARALRRAAAPGRLCRPRGAGPRRWGWGLALGLALGVRAAPEGGEAESGREEKPPPPPPPRGFGAAVERSRDLVRRIKDEAGIPGIIVGVSVDGKEVWSEGLGYADVENRVLCKPETVMRIASISKCLTMMAVAKLWEEGKLDLDAPVQKYVPEFPEKVYEGEKVTITTRLLVSHLSGIRHYEKDITKVKEEKEKVNRALKLTKSHQDKEQKEGKGIEKTDCVKQKKEHDSETKSRNSRPGRINKEFEQEEYYLKEKFESVIESLKIFKNDPLFFKPGSQFLYSTYGFTLLSAVVERASGQKFTDYMLKMFRDLDMLSTVLDDNEAMIYNRARCYIYNKKGRLVNAPYVDNSYKWAGGGFLSSVGDLLKFGNALLYSYQAGQFKNRNAKLLPGYLKPGTVAMMWTPVPKTEVSWDRDGKYAMAWAVVEKNQQCGCCRQQRHYASHTGGAVGASSVLLILPEELHPEALGAWPVAPPRGVIVTIICNMQSVSLNSTALKIAREFEKEKRAQCVD